The nucleotide sequence CGACCCAACCGGCCCTCGGTGAGCGCGTGGGCGAGTCTAGCGGGAAGCCTGCGGGCGACCGTACCTTGAGTTCGTGAACTGTACGCCGGGGCCGTTTCGGAAGCCCCGGAACGTTATGTGAGATGGCCAAAAGCAGAGTAGACGGGTGCCTGAGATGCCATCGTGTTTGCGGAATCCAACCGTAGAAGCGCGGCCTCAGCGATCGCGGCAGATGAAGAGGAAGTCGGGCCGCGACTCAATTCGGAACTGGCTGCCTCAACGCTTGGTCGCTCACCGCAGGAACTCGGACTCGAAAAACTCGATGAAGTCTGAGGCGAAGAAGTCGCTCTGGTCGCGACTTCCCCACCACTCGCGGAAGCTCGGGGTCGTGTAGAACCCCCTCGCTCCGAGGCTGAATTGCGAGAGCTCTTCAGCCTTCACGGTACCGACCTGAAACTGGCGTAGCCGATTTTCCAGGATTCGCATGCCAGCCACGTACTTCAGCTCCTGAATGCGCCGGTCCTCGAGGGAGAGATCCTCGCGCGTGGTCCCCGGCTCCCGCATCGCCGTCTCAATGCGGATCCAGTCCTCGTCGTTGGATAGGTCGAGAACGAAGTCGAACGACAACTCGGCGATCGCCTGAAGCGTGGTGCCCCTCGTTGCCTTCGTGTTCTCGCGGATCTCAAAGGCTACGAACGCCAAAGAGAGTATGACTCCGACCGCTGCCGCCGCCTCGCCATACTTACGTTCGGACATCCTCACTCCTCGTAATGGGTTCCCCGCGCATCGTCGTGTTGAAGGCGGAGTGGTGCAAGAGACATTGGCGGATGGTAGCCTAACAAGGTCTCGCGAATGCGGGCCCGCCGGGTATCGTGCGCTTCGCTCTAGGACCGCAGCTGAAGCGTCAATTCGGAAACCGAAATCCATTGGGAGTAGTCCCAACGTTGAGTGCCTGCTTGGGCCTGGGCGTCGGAGAAAGGGGGCTTCGGGCCCACACATCCTGATCGTGCAGCCGGGCACACCTCACATAACAAGAGGCTTCCGGCTCCGCGCCTGACGGCGCTCCGTCCCAAACGGCCCTGAGCGTGCAGATGGTGCTGGCGGGAACGCTGCGGCCGGCCCTAGTCTGACGAGGTGAGCAGTACAGCCGGGGCCGTTTCGGAAGCCTCGGAACGTTATGTGAGATGGCCTCGGCGGATGATTCGCGGCGTTGGAATCACCGAACCGCGTCGAGTACGGCTTCGGGGTGACGGGCCGCCACCCGGAGTAGAACCTGAGCCGGCCCCTGGGGACTCCGGCGGCCCTGCTCCCAGTTCTGCAGTGTCCTCACGCTAATCCCGAGCAGAGCTGCGAACTGTGAC is from Rhodothermales bacterium and encodes:
- a CDS encoding helix-turn-helix domain-containing protein — its product is MKDEMFQELVASVREGGAILRGEKKAAKTTTIDAPDVAEIRAAYDLSQSQFAALLGISVRTLQNWEQGRRSPQGPAQVLLRVAARHPEAVLDAVR